In Fibrobacter sp. UWB2, the following are encoded in one genomic region:
- the lon gene encoding endopeptidase La: MAFDFNKTYPLLPLRDAVVFPLTTRRILVGREMSLRALEFAENHNNEIILVAQKNVEQETLDNPMLDLYSVGVVARVANVTPFPNGCVKVVLEGDSIVDLRSIALRDNFLQVTVSPREHFIKAEDKSEKFEDVLNMFREYAMHRNIAEGMVEALFTMDSHINAFYGMIPFLSISLSEKQALLEMETIDALADRLISLMQVAQENENVMIRVQQNVRQKMAQQQKEWFISEQIRQLQDELDGENGGASEPDQLLKKIKAKKFSKAIEEKLEEEIGRMRMMQPTSPEYAVSRNYVDWFLALPYGVYTDTVLNMKKVKAELDSKHFGLDKVKERIMEYVAVLKLTGTERRAPILCLVGPPGVGKTTLVESIATAMQRNFVRITLGGVRDEAEIRGHRRTYIGAMPGRFIHALRRAKCMNPVILLDEIDKMASDFRGDPASAMLEVLDPEQNHDFTDHFMEVGLDLSRVLFIATANSEGEIPEALRDRMEVVRLPGYYPHEKLQIAGKYLLPRICERTGVKLGEQVSFSDEMINAVMRGWTREAGVRELERVLESAVRHRAKDIVMGKKIKPEVTAKVLQDYLGAPRFLDNQLPEPGRPGVVTGLAWTSVGGEILPIECMLLSGKGQLILTGKLGDVMKESAQIAVSLVRERLQRFGIDPAIVRKTDIHIHVPEGAVPKDGPSAGIALTLCLLSAFTKQPISPDIAFTGEVSLTGACLPIGGLNEKALAALAAGVKTLHLPEGNKKDVAELPDPAKKGLKIYPHKHIDEIVKILFKVPKVAKSAKKA, encoded by the coding sequence ATGGCTTTTGACTTTAATAAAACGTATCCGTTGCTCCCTCTGAGGGATGCTGTTGTATTTCCGCTGACGACTAGACGCATTTTGGTGGGCCGCGAGATGTCCTTGCGTGCTCTGGAATTTGCTGAGAATCATAACAACGAAATTATCTTGGTTGCACAGAAGAATGTGGAACAGGAAACGCTCGACAACCCGATGCTCGACCTTTACTCGGTGGGCGTGGTTGCCCGCGTGGCGAATGTGACGCCGTTCCCGAATGGCTGTGTGAAGGTCGTGCTGGAAGGCGATTCCATTGTGGATCTCCGTTCGATTGCTTTGCGTGATAATTTTTTGCAGGTGACGGTCTCGCCGAGAGAACATTTTATCAAGGCCGAAGACAAGAGCGAAAAGTTTGAAGATGTGCTGAACATGTTCCGCGAGTATGCCATGCACAGGAACATCGCCGAAGGCATGGTCGAAGCGCTCTTTACGATGGATAGCCACATCAACGCATTTTACGGGATGATTCCGTTCCTCTCGATTTCGCTTTCCGAGAAGCAGGCACTTCTGGAAATGGAAACGATTGACGCTCTTGCGGATCGTTTGATTAGCCTGATGCAGGTTGCGCAGGAAAACGAGAACGTGATGATTCGCGTTCAGCAGAACGTGCGCCAGAAGATGGCTCAGCAGCAGAAGGAATGGTTTATCTCGGAGCAGATTCGCCAGTTGCAGGATGAACTGGACGGCGAAAATGGCGGTGCTTCGGAACCGGACCAGTTGCTCAAGAAAATCAAGGCCAAGAAGTTTAGCAAGGCGATTGAAGAAAAGCTCGAAGAAGAAATCGGTCGCATGCGCATGATGCAGCCGACCTCCCCGGAATACGCGGTGAGCCGCAATTACGTGGACTGGTTTTTGGCACTCCCGTATGGCGTTTATACCGATACTGTTCTTAACATGAAGAAGGTGAAGGCGGAACTCGATTCCAAGCACTTTGGCCTCGACAAGGTCAAGGAACGCATCATGGAATACGTGGCCGTGCTGAAGCTTACCGGTACGGAACGCCGCGCTCCGATCCTTTGCCTTGTGGGCCCTCCGGGCGTTGGCAAGACGACTCTCGTGGAATCGATTGCAACGGCGATGCAGCGTAACTTTGTCCGCATTACGCTTGGTGGCGTGCGTGACGAAGCTGAAATCCGTGGTCACCGCCGCACTTACATTGGTGCGATGCCGGGTAGATTTATTCACGCTTTGCGCCGTGCAAAGTGCATGAACCCGGTCATTTTGCTCGATGAAATCGACAAGATGGCAAGCGATTTTAGAGGTGACCCTGCAAGCGCTATGCTCGAAGTTTTGGACCCGGAACAGAACCATGACTTTACCGACCACTTTATGGAAGTGGGGCTCGACCTCTCCCGTGTGCTCTTTATTGCGACGGCAAACAGTGAAGGCGAAATTCCGGAAGCTCTGCGCGACCGTATGGAAGTGGTGCGCTTGCCGGGCTACTATCCGCATGAAAAGTTGCAGATTGCGGGTAAGTATTTGCTCCCGCGCATCTGTGAACGCACGGGTGTGAAGCTTGGCGAACAGGTGAGCTTCAGTGACGAGATGATTAACGCCGTGATGCGTGGCTGGACGCGCGAAGCGGGCGTCCGTGAACTCGAACGCGTGCTTGAAAGTGCGGTGCGCCATCGTGCAAAAGACATTGTGATGGGCAAAAAAATCAAGCCGGAAGTGACGGCGAAGGTGCTTCAGGATTACCTCGGCGCTCCGAGATTCTTGGACAACCAGCTGCCGGAACCGGGCCGCCCGGGCGTTGTGACAGGCCTTGCCTGGACAAGTGTCGGTGGCGAAATTTTGCCTATTGAATGCATGCTCTTGAGCGGCAAGGGTCAGCTGATTTTGACGGGTAAGCTTGGCGACGTGATGAAGGAATCGGCACAGATTGCTGTTTCGCTTGTTCGTGAACGCTTGCAACGCTTTGGCATTGACCCTGCGATTGTGCGTAAGACGGACATCCACATTCACGTGCCGGAAGGTGCTGTGCCGAAGGATGGACCTTCTGCAGGTATTGCGCTTACGCTCTGCCTCTTGAGTGCGTTTACGAAGCAGCCGATTTCACCGGACATTGCGTTTACGGGCGAAGTGAGTCTTACGGGCGCCTGCCTCCCGATTGGCGGCTTGAACGAGAAGGCGCTTGCTGCACTCGCTGCTGGCGTGAAGACGCTCCACTTGCCGGAAGGCAACAAGAAGGATGTGGCGGAACTTCCGGACCCGGCGAAGAAGGGCCTCAAGATTTACCCGCACAAGCATATTGACGAAATCGTGAAGATTTTGTTCAAAGTGCCGAAGGTCGCAAAAAGCGCGAAGAAAGCGTAA
- a CDS encoding O-antigen polymerase, with the protein MMEALFAHPESSVMFTLALVALVLVSIFKEDFFRPSTLYFLVQMVMLGVSYLQFLPMMSDFNYSTWLVWGGGMFCFLVGCYVTDFAWKSSGGPPLQKKLEVHGEYNWVCHFFLSFSAFAYFFVGVLGVISVAGNLVLLTDNPSQWLTGKDNDVLKYADFFTSGAMVVGLFAVASFKSMNPVRWVRYASRCMVVFTILLSFATYPSRGINMLCLGMFMILFNYLRGRFSWRSLAVVTVFVCIFFVAVASLKGQYGNSDVTDSKIAKEVALLPYKYVANNYWNLDYAFNRYSDIPEHDWTYGIDAFFGVTHLLHIGDGLQTNFGWDTPFNESVVKYTGLNTIPYLWDAYKDFGLPGIFLLPFFFGVLFTFCYHRMAVAKNPFMLLLTATFMMWIILWNFTTGYKQSMYWVWMSFFFFVCTVSSGKRSILPADPAVVGEIPEQDCGDHEIACECK; encoded by the coding sequence ATGATGGAGGCGTTGTTTGCTCATCCAGAATCAAGCGTGATGTTTACGCTTGCTCTCGTTGCCTTGGTGCTTGTCTCTATTTTCAAGGAAGATTTTTTCCGCCCGTCGACTCTGTACTTCTTGGTGCAGATGGTGATGCTTGGCGTCTCCTATTTGCAGTTCTTGCCGATGATGTCGGACTTCAACTATTCGACGTGGCTCGTGTGGGGCGGCGGCATGTTCTGCTTTTTGGTCGGTTGCTATGTGACGGATTTCGCGTGGAAATCGTCTGGTGGTCCGCCACTGCAGAAGAAGCTTGAGGTTCATGGCGAGTACAACTGGGTCTGCCATTTCTTCCTCAGCTTTTCGGCGTTTGCGTATTTCTTTGTGGGCGTGCTCGGCGTCATCTCGGTGGCGGGGAACCTGGTACTGTTGACGGATAATCCGTCGCAGTGGCTCACGGGTAAGGATAACGACGTGCTCAAGTACGCAGACTTCTTTACGTCGGGCGCAATGGTGGTTGGCCTTTTTGCAGTCGCATCGTTTAAGTCAATGAACCCGGTGCGCTGGGTGCGCTATGCATCGCGCTGCATGGTGGTGTTTACGATTCTCCTTTCGTTTGCGACGTACCCGAGCCGCGGTATCAACATGCTTTGCCTTGGCATGTTCATGATTTTGTTCAACTACTTGCGCGGGCGTTTTTCATGGCGCTCGCTTGCGGTGGTGACGGTGTTTGTCTGCATCTTCTTTGTAGCGGTGGCATCGCTCAAGGGGCAGTATGGCAATTCCGATGTGACTGACAGTAAGATTGCAAAGGAAGTGGCTCTGCTCCCGTACAAGTACGTGGCGAATAACTACTGGAACCTGGATTACGCCTTCAACCGATATAGCGATATCCCTGAGCACGACTGGACGTACGGCATTGACGCGTTCTTTGGCGTGACGCACCTGTTGCACATTGGTGATGGGCTCCAGACGAACTTTGGGTGGGATACGCCGTTTAACGAAAGCGTGGTGAAGTACACAGGCTTAAATACGATTCCGTACTTGTGGGATGCGTACAAGGACTTCGGTCTCCCCGGAATCTTCTTGTTGCCGTTTTTCTTTGGCGTGCTCTTTACGTTCTGCTACCACCGGATGGCGGTTGCGAAAAATCCGTTTATGCTTTTGCTCACTGCGACGTTCATGATGTGGATTATCCTGTGGAACTTCACGACCGGTTACAAGCAAAGTATGTACTGGGTGTGGATGTCGTTCTTCTTCTTTGTCTGCACGGTGAGCAGCGGCAAGCGCTCGATTTTACCAGCGGACCCTGCCGTGGTGGGTGAAATACCCGAACAGGATTGCGGTGATCACGAGATCGCCTGTGAGTGCAAATAG
- a CDS encoding YggS family pyridoxal phosphate-dependent enzyme: MEFTLDEMREHLAALEARIGEACKIAGRSRDSVKLVWVSKFHPAEAVENAIALGATDFGENRVQEAELKFSEPRTAKDGSRVRCHVIGPVQSNKLKKAALVADCIHSIASIEAVEKLEKVCAAAANGQGKVLDILFQVNAGEEETKSGLDVHEAEAFLNDLEARAGAAVDGKSENFPHLRFRGLMTIGKNTGVPEDSRECFAFLRNLQQKFLAKGGAFAKFDQLSMGMTLDLEVAIEEGSTMIRVGTALFGERDYSKPVNDPA, translated from the coding sequence ATGGAATTCACTCTTGATGAAATGCGCGAGCACCTTGCAGCTCTCGAAGCAAGGATTGGCGAGGCTTGCAAGATTGCGGGCCGTAGCCGTGATTCGGTTAAGCTTGTGTGGGTGAGCAAGTTCCACCCGGCAGAAGCTGTGGAAAATGCGATTGCTTTGGGCGCCACCGATTTTGGCGAGAACCGTGTGCAAGAAGCGGAACTCAAATTTTCTGAACCGCGCACGGCAAAGGACGGAAGCCGCGTGCGTTGCCATGTGATTGGTCCTGTGCAAAGTAACAAGCTCAAGAAGGCGGCGCTCGTGGCCGACTGCATCCATTCCATTGCAAGTATCGAAGCGGTGGAAAAGTTGGAAAAGGTCTGTGCGGCAGCTGCAAATGGTCAGGGCAAAGTTCTCGATATTTTGTTCCAGGTGAATGCTGGCGAAGAAGAAACGAAGAGCGGCCTGGATGTTCACGAAGCTGAAGCATTTTTGAACGACCTTGAGGCCCGCGCGGGCGCAGCTGTCGACGGCAAGAGCGAAAACTTCCCGCATTTGCGTTTCCGCGGTCTCATGACGATTGGCAAGAATACGGGCGTTCCTGAAGACAGCCGCGAATGCTTTGCGTTTTTGCGTAATTTGCAGCAGAAGTTCCTTGCGAAAGGTGGCGCCTTCGCAAAGTTCGATCAGCTTTCGATGGGTATGACGCTTGATTTGGAAGTCGCGATTGAAGAAGGCTCTACGATGATTCGCGTGGGAACGGCCTTGTTTGGCGAAC
- the clpX gene encoding ATP-dependent Clp protease ATP-binding subunit ClpX, whose translation MYRSGKNHPAVSCSFCGKPAEQVEKMITGAGAYICSDCIRMCSRILEEDLARTKQEQEAKEISSKPLPLPTEIKAHLDDFVIGQDRAKMALSVAVYNHYKRLRYKQTHKSKDDVDVEKSNLLLVGPTGSGKTLLAQTMARFLDVPFTIADATVLTEAGYVGEDVDSIIVRLLQAADYDVAKAERGIIFIDEIDKIARKTANPSITRDVSGEGVQQGLLKLLEGTVASVPPKGGRKHPEQPLVQVNTRNILFICGGAFETLDKIISQRVNQGGMGFGADIHTASENSLSELFKQLEPEDLIKFGLIPEIVGRLPIAVALEELDETALLNILTKPKNALVKQYKSLFAMDNIKLEFEDDALKEIVRETMTRKTGARGLRSVMERVLQQAMFKMPGSGEKKFTVTVEMVKEGLTHNKKKS comes from the coding sequence ATGTACCGTAGTGGCAAGAACCACCCGGCTGTAAGCTGCAGTTTTTGCGGAAAGCCGGCAGAACAAGTCGAAAAGATGATCACCGGTGCCGGTGCGTATATTTGCAGTGATTGCATACGCATGTGCAGCCGCATTCTTGAAGAAGACTTGGCACGTACGAAACAGGAACAGGAAGCGAAGGAAATTTCTTCAAAGCCGCTCCCGCTCCCGACCGAAATCAAGGCGCACTTGGACGATTTTGTCATTGGGCAGGACCGTGCAAAGATGGCGCTCTCTGTGGCGGTTTACAACCATTACAAACGCTTGCGCTACAAGCAGACGCACAAGTCCAAGGACGATGTCGATGTCGAAAAGTCGAACTTGCTCCTGGTCGGCCCGACCGGTTCGGGTAAGACGCTCTTGGCGCAGACGATGGCCCGTTTTTTGGACGTGCCGTTCACGATTGCTGATGCGACGGTCTTGACTGAAGCTGGTTACGTGGGCGAAGACGTCGATAGCATTATCGTGCGCCTGTTGCAGGCTGCCGATTACGATGTGGCCAAAGCTGAACGTGGCATTATCTTTATCGACGAAATCGATAAGATTGCAAGGAAGACCGCTAACCCCTCCATCACGCGAGACGTGAGCGGTGAAGGCGTGCAGCAGGGGCTCCTCAAGCTCTTGGAAGGTACGGTTGCATCGGTCCCGCCGAAGGGTGGCCGTAAGCATCCGGAACAGCCGCTTGTGCAGGTGAACACGAGAAACATCCTGTTCATTTGCGGTGGCGCCTTTGAAACCTTGGACAAGATTATCTCCCAGCGCGTGAACCAGGGTGGTATGGGCTTTGGTGCCGATATCCACACTGCAAGCGAAAACAGCTTGAGCGAACTCTTCAAGCAGCTCGAGCCGGAAGACTTGATCAAGTTCGGCCTCATCCCGGAAATTGTCGGACGTTTGCCGATTGCGGTTGCTCTCGAAGAACTCGACGAGACGGCTCTCCTCAACATCTTGACGAAGCCAAAGAACGCTCTCGTGAAGCAGTATAAGAGCTTGTTTGCAATGGACAACATCAAGCTCGAATTCGAAGACGATGCCCTCAAGGAAATCGTCCGCGAAACGATGACCCGCAAGACGGGTGCACGTGGGCTCCGCTCCGTGATGGAACGCGTGCTGCAGCAGGCTATGTTCAAGATGCCAGGCTCTGGCGAAAAGAAGTTCACTGTGACTGTCGAAATGGTGAAGGAAGGCCTCACGCACAACAAGAAAAAGTCCTAG
- a CDS encoding bifunctional 2-polyprenyl-6-hydroxyphenol methylase/3-demethylubiquinol 3-O-methyltransferase UbiG: MGKLQGQSSFFVPGPPAKPGEAHRPLVEFLLREVRGETVLDLGGGAGAYSLEMKKAGFDTTVADINEKSLAVAEKNGLKTKLLEPGEPLGENLADTVMMIEVLEHVPNPVDFLKSAIGAAKKRVVFSLPCTDDFNTLFECGLTYAHIAVSDHLWHFSYDEMKQMLDSLGVEYRLTMGDYLFPGAGIRLLRDCFRGPLGLLMLPFRVLNKLGLIPKRYPSRFYGIIEKR; this comes from the coding sequence ATGGGAAAATTGCAAGGTCAAAGTTCTTTCTTCGTTCCGGGTCCGCCGGCAAAGCCGGGTGAGGCCCACAGGCCACTGGTCGAGTTCTTGCTTCGCGAAGTTCGCGGGGAGACTGTTCTCGATCTCGGTGGTGGAGCGGGCGCCTATTCGCTCGAGATGAAGAAGGCGGGCTTTGACACGACTGTCGCCGATATCAACGAGAAGTCGCTTGCAGTTGCCGAGAAGAACGGACTCAAGACTAAATTGCTTGAACCGGGCGAACCGCTTGGCGAAAACCTTGCCGATACGGTCATGATGATCGAGGTCTTGGAACATGTGCCAAATCCGGTGGACTTCTTGAAGTCTGCCATCGGGGCTGCCAAAAAGCGCGTGGTGTTTTCGCTCCCGTGTACGGACGATTTTAACACTTTGTTTGAATGCGGGCTCACGTATGCGCATATTGCGGTATCCGACCACTTGTGGCATTTTTCGTACGACGAGATGAAGCAGATGCTTGATTCCCTTGGTGTGGAGTATCGCCTCACGATGGGCGACTACTTGTTCCCGGGGGCTGGTATCAGGCTCTTGCGCGACTGTTTCAGAGGGCCGCTTGGCCTTTTGATGCTCCCGTTCCGCGTACTGAACAAGCTTGGCCTGATTCCAAAGCGTTACCCTTCCCGTTTTTACGGTATCATCGAAAAAAGGTGA
- the tig gene encoding trigger factor, with protein sequence MSAEIKETSATVRTLEITIPQGDLKVPFEKKLSQYKKQVALKGFRQGQVPKSMILKQFGPSIRHEAVDEVVNSIVQEELKKANIIPVGKMLVKDFNDDEKSDITLKVEVEVDPEIDIKGYADTGITVPATAVHEEEVQAEFDRLMQMWSKDEHVDREAKKGDVVVGDYIEVVIDGEKQELPENKEFRSLLGESASPGFDEGLMGSKAGDKKEINFKYPDDHKDERYRGKTAQFNVEIKDVREIVPPTLDEDFCKQIGVKDEADLRNNLAESLAAQKKDAAKNKAINEAIDKLIEANPFEVPKARIYDLIKWTLNRNAQSEKDVVEPTEEQINELSGEAIREIKKHRILEFVATQEKIKPTQALVDERLQQMANAYHVEFENLKNHFRQSGRINQLRDELRFQMAADFIVGIRPAAEETK encoded by the coding sequence ATGTCCGCTGAAATCAAAGAAACAAGCGCAACCGTGCGCACCCTTGAAATTACAATCCCGCAGGGTGATCTCAAGGTTCCGTTCGAAAAGAAGCTTTCTCAGTACAAGAAGCAGGTCGCCTTGAAGGGCTTCCGCCAGGGTCAAGTGCCGAAGTCCATGATCTTGAAGCAGTTCGGACCGTCCATCCGTCACGAAGCTGTCGATGAAGTCGTGAACTCTATCGTTCAGGAAGAACTCAAGAAGGCGAACATCATCCCGGTCGGCAAGATGCTCGTGAAGGATTTCAACGACGACGAAAAGAGCGACATCACACTTAAGGTCGAAGTCGAAGTTGATCCGGAAATCGACATCAAGGGCTACGCTGACACGGGCATCACCGTTCCGGCTACCGCCGTCCACGAAGAAGAAGTCCAGGCCGAATTCGACCGCCTCATGCAGATGTGGAGCAAGGACGAACACGTTGACCGCGAAGCCAAGAAGGGTGACGTTGTCGTTGGCGACTATATCGAAGTTGTTATCGACGGTGAAAAGCAGGAACTTCCGGAAAACAAGGAATTCCGCTCCCTCCTCGGTGAATCCGCTTCTCCGGGATTCGACGAAGGCCTCATGGGCTCTAAGGCCGGCGACAAGAAGGAAATCAACTTCAAGTATCCGGATGACCACAAGGACGAACGCTACCGCGGCAAGACTGCTCAGTTCAACGTCGAAATCAAGGACGTCCGCGAAATCGTTCCGCCGACTTTGGACGAAGATTTCTGCAAGCAGATTGGCGTCAAGGACGAAGCTGACTTGAGAAACAACCTCGCTGAAAGCCTCGCCGCCCAGAAGAAGGACGCTGCTAAGAACAAGGCTATCAACGAAGCTATCGACAAGCTCATCGAAGCTAACCCGTTCGAAGTGCCGAAGGCTCGCATCTACGACCTCATCAAGTGGACGCTCAACCGCAATGCCCAGAGCGAAAAGGACGTTGTGGAACCGACCGAAGAACAGATAAATGAACTCTCCGGTGAAGCTATCCGTGAAATCAAGAAGCACCGCATTCTCGAATTCGTTGCTACGCAGGAAAAGATCAAGCCGACGCAGGCTCTCGTTGACGAACGCCTCCAGCAGATGGCTAACGCTTACCACGTGGAATTCGAAAATCTGAAGAACCACTTCCGCCAGTCTGGCCGTATCAACCAGCTGCGCGATGAACTTCGCTTCCAGATGGCTGCTGACTTCATCGTCGGTATCCGTCCGGCTGCTGAAGAAACAAAGTAA
- a CDS encoding ATP-dependent Clp protease proteolytic subunit, producing MIIPTVIETTGRGERAYDIYSRLLKERIIFLGTPINDEVANNVMAQLIFLEYENPEKDITLYINSPGGYVSAGLAIYDTMQHVRPNIATICIGSCASMAAVLLAAGTKGKRYALPHSRIMLHQPSGAATGQSTDIQITAKEIIRTKDTLTEIVAKHTGKPVDEVREKTDRDFYMSPEEAKAFGVIDEIFVPRKEGI from the coding sequence ATGATCATCCCTACCGTCATTGAAACAACCGGGCGCGGTGAACGCGCTTACGATATCTATTCCAGACTTCTCAAGGAACGTATCATCTTTTTGGGCACGCCGATTAACGACGAAGTGGCAAACAACGTCATGGCCCAGTTGATTTTCCTTGAATACGAGAATCCGGAAAAGGATATCACGCTGTATATCAACAGCCCGGGCGGTTACGTGTCGGCAGGGCTTGCCATTTATGATACCATGCAGCACGTACGCCCGAATATCGCTACGATCTGCATTGGTAGTTGTGCTTCGATGGCCGCCGTGCTCCTTGCTGCAGGTACAAAGGGCAAGCGCTATGCGCTCCCGCATTCCCGCATCATGTTGCACCAGCCGTCGGGTGCCGCTACTGGACAATCTACAGATATTCAGATTACCGCCAAGGAAATTATCCGCACGAAGGATACGCTTACCGAAATTGTCGCTAAGCATACCGGAAAGCCTGTCGACGAAGTCCGCGAAAAGACGGACCGCGACTTTTACATGAGCCCGGAAGAAGCTAAGGCCTTTGGCGTCATCGATGAAATTTTTGTGCCGCGTAAAGAGGGAATTTAA
- a CDS encoding Wzz/FepE/Etk N-terminal domain-containing protein has translation MEKQESIGFVEICLRILNNDLKHFKFVTAVVLIPTIIAFVMVMWVVKPKYAASAIVTPPASTQPMSGMLSGLMGSSGMSSLLGISMDNEDVNAVWTILNSWELHNMVIDKFNLAKHYKFKGKFHADLLKEFRKNFGLELNKEDMLSIYYKDTDAKLAVEVLNFMLDKADSSFNAFKTKQARQSREYFQSRLDSCEHALDSLLKDFVDFQVKNNVYEPNVQLEATIKYLSELQAMREEVNMEMNFEKLDRGENSKRYQELSKRMKGMNSALGGALKGKHSNIGMIELKKSPELYAEYLRREAEIRIQEAMYKVLRQQSEQMRLEEAKTLTNLHVLEPPWENDKKISPKRGLILAFTVFFSFFLATLLSNLVEYMRSESRTNSKTAAEWDFFVKKVCFWHK, from the coding sequence ATGGAAAAGCAAGAGTCTATTGGTTTTGTTGAAATCTGTCTGCGGATTTTGAATAACGACTTGAAGCATTTCAAGTTTGTTACCGCGGTAGTCCTTATCCCGACAATTATTGCCTTTGTGATGGTCATGTGGGTCGTGAAGCCGAAGTACGCCGCCTCGGCGATTGTCACTCCGCCGGCCTCGACGCAGCCGATGTCGGGGATGCTCAGCGGGCTCATGGGTTCTTCGGGCATGAGTTCGCTCCTTGGAATTTCCATGGACAACGAGGACGTGAATGCCGTTTGGACGATTCTCAATTCCTGGGAATTGCACAACATGGTCATCGACAAGTTTAATCTTGCAAAGCACTACAAGTTCAAGGGAAAGTTCCATGCCGACTTGCTGAAGGAGTTCCGCAAGAACTTCGGTCTCGAGCTGAACAAGGAAGACATGCTTTCTATCTATTACAAGGATACGGATGCAAAGCTTGCTGTCGAGGTCCTGAACTTCATGCTCGACAAGGCGGATTCCTCGTTCAATGCGTTCAAGACGAAGCAGGCCCGCCAGTCCAGGGAGTATTTCCAGTCAAGGCTTGATTCCTGCGAACATGCGCTGGATTCCCTGCTCAAGGACTTTGTCGATTTCCAGGTGAAGAACAATGTGTACGAACCGAACGTGCAGCTCGAGGCGACTATCAAGTACCTGAGCGAGTTGCAGGCGATGCGCGAAGAAGTGAACATGGAGATGAACTTCGAAAAGCTTGACCGCGGCGAGAACAGCAAGCGTTACCAGGAACTTTCGAAGCGCATGAAGGGAATGAATTCCGCACTCGGCGGAGCGCTCAAGGGCAAGCATAGCAACATCGGTATGATCGAGCTCAAGAAGTCCCCGGAACTTTATGCGGAATACCTGAGGCGCGAAGCGGAAATCCGCATCCAGGAAGCGATGTACAAGGTGCTGCGCCAGCAGAGCGAACAGATGCGCCTGGAAGAAGCGAAGACGCTCACGAACCTGCATGTGCTTGAACCGCCATGGGAAAACGACAAGAAGATTTCTCCGAAGCGTGGACTTATCCTCGCGTTCACGGTGTTCTTCTCGTTCTTCTTGGCAACACTTCTCAGCAACCTTGTCGAGTACATGCGCTCTGAAAGCCGCACGAACTCTAAGACCGCTGCCGAGTGGGATTTCTTCGTCAAGAAAGTCTGCTTCTGGCATAAGTAA
- a CDS encoding oligosaccharide flippase family protein has translation MFQAFRNIRIGVFIAFVNLLIQGISFFVQNFIARNLGTASYGHFGLLQTDYSIFCAIADFGMTTLILAFFGSRATKGSLFRSILQLRLFSAVVAALLMVAFAFAFRYNHPIFYGELIFTFGLVFQHAFFDWYFICGKFWKRLFVSKLLHTISYSAVMGAALLYFKIERIEFIALAMVLAALPAFFYGVTQAFHAHLLKITRRTFHFIALMVKAGIPYAISSFAAFAYLPIGLYVADKFASAEFLGCYNFGHKILVLCSGIMVHFISSNLITLHSTHDKNLHLKDIAVFTLFIAICSSPLWLFPSWILKILFFAAPWTDATLQTSANILQILSFSLIFQAARTTLISTLLKEHATRAYAVMVSIGGASNVIACMLAGLYLENAMIPLFALTGDLVITAILFGYFTHHGRVRW, from the coding sequence ATGTTTCAAGCTTTCCGCAATATAAGAATCGGTGTTTTCATCGCATTTGTAAACCTCCTTATCCAAGGAATTTCATTTTTTGTCCAGAATTTTATTGCGCGTAACCTTGGAACCGCCTCTTACGGGCATTTCGGGCTGCTCCAGACCGACTACTCCATCTTCTGCGCCATCGCCGATTTCGGCATGACGACCCTCATCCTCGCCTTTTTCGGGAGCCGTGCCACAAAAGGTTCTCTTTTCAGGAGCATCCTCCAGCTTAGACTTTTCTCCGCCGTGGTTGCCGCACTTCTCATGGTCGCCTTCGCGTTCGCATTCCGCTACAACCACCCGATTTTCTACGGCGAACTGATTTTCACATTCGGGCTCGTGTTCCAGCATGCGTTTTTCGACTGGTACTTCATCTGCGGAAAATTCTGGAAGCGTCTCTTCGTCTCGAAGCTACTGCACACGATTTCGTATTCCGCGGTCATGGGAGCGGCCCTACTCTACTTCAAGATTGAACGCATCGAGTTCATTGCGCTTGCGATGGTGCTTGCCGCCCTCCCCGCATTCTTCTATGGCGTCACGCAGGCGTTCCACGCACACCTCTTAAAAATCACGCGCCGCACGTTCCACTTTATCGCGCTCATGGTCAAGGCGGGCATCCCGTACGCCATTTCGAGCTTTGCCGCCTTTGCCTACCTCCCCATCGGGCTTTACGTCGCAGATAAATTCGCAAGCGCCGAATTCCTCGGCTGCTATAACTTCGGGCATAAAATTCTCGTGCTCTGCTCGGGCATCATGGTTCACTTCATCTCGTCGAACCTCATCACGCTCCATTCCACGCACGACAAAAACCTCCACCTGAAAGACATCGCGGTATTCACGCTGTTCATTGCGATTTGCTCATCGCCCCTGTGGTTATTCCCCTCATGGATTTTAAAAATTCTCTTCTTTGCAGCCCCGTGGACTGACGCTACGTTACAGACAAGCGCAAATATTTTACAGATACTTTCGTTCTCGCTCATTTTCCAGGCCGCACGCACCACGCTCATCTCGACACTCCTCAAGGAGCACGCTACACGCGCCTACGCCGTCATGGTAAGCATCGGCGGAGCCTCGAACGTCATCGCCTGCATGCTCGCAGGCCTCTATCTCGAAAATGCAATGATACCGCTATTTGCACTCACAGGCGATCTCGTGATCACCGCAATCCTGTTCGGGTATTTCACCCACCACGGCAGGGTCCGCTGGTAA